Proteins from one Mycolicibacter virginiensis genomic window:
- a CDS encoding polyprenol monophosphomannose synthase, which yields MSERPSLHTLVVIPTYNELENLPIILDRLQQARPDVHVLVVDDGSPDGTGKLADERAAADPERIHVMHRTSKAGLGAAYLAGFAWGLDRNYEVIVEMDADGSHAPEQLYRLLDAIDAGADLAIGSRYVDGGTVRNWPVRRLVLSKTANTYARLLLGVGIHDITAGYRAYRRGVLEKIGLDAVDSKGYCFQVDLTWRAVNNGFTITEVPITFTERELGVSKMSGSNIREAMVKVARWGIGGRVNRLRSARS from the coding sequence ATGAGTGAGCGTCCCAGCCTGCACACTCTGGTGGTCATCCCCACCTACAACGAGTTGGAGAACCTGCCGATCATCCTGGACCGACTCCAGCAGGCCCGACCCGACGTGCACGTCCTCGTCGTCGACGACGGCAGCCCGGACGGTACCGGGAAGCTGGCCGACGAGCGGGCGGCCGCCGACCCCGAGCGCATTCACGTCATGCACCGGACCTCCAAGGCCGGACTCGGCGCAGCGTACCTGGCCGGTTTCGCCTGGGGGCTGGACCGCAACTACGAGGTGATCGTGGAGATGGATGCCGACGGCAGCCACGCGCCCGAGCAGCTCTACCGGTTGCTGGACGCCATTGACGCGGGCGCCGACCTGGCTATCGGCTCGCGTTACGTAGACGGTGGGACGGTGCGAAACTGGCCGGTGCGCCGCCTGGTGCTGTCCAAGACCGCCAACACCTATGCGCGGCTGCTGCTCGGCGTTGGGATCCACGACATCACGGCCGGTTACCGGGCTTACCGGCGCGGCGTGCTGGAGAAGATCGGTCTGGACGCGGTCGACTCGAAGGGCTACTGCTTCCAGGTCGACCTCACCTGGCGCGCCGTCAACAACGGGTTCACCATCACCGAGGTGCCGATCACGTTCACCGAACGTGAGCTGGGCGTGTCGAAGATGAGTGGCTCGAACATCCGCGAAGCGATGGTCAAGGTCGCGCGGTGGGGGATCGGCGGCCGGGTGAACCGGCTGCGGAGCGCCCGAAGCTAA
- a CDS encoding RNA polymerase-binding protein RbpA gives MADRVLRGSRLGAVSYETDRNHDLAPRRMARYRTDNGEEFEVPFADDAEIPGTWMCRNGLEGTLLEGDLPEPKKVKPPRTHWDMLLERRSVEELEELLKERLELIKTKRRG, from the coding sequence ATGGCTGATCGTGTTCTGCGGGGCAGTCGGCTGGGAGCCGTGAGCTACGAGACCGACCGCAACCACGACCTGGCACCGCGCCGCATGGCGCGCTACCGCACCGACAACGGTGAAGAGTTCGAGGTGCCGTTCGCCGACGACGCGGAGATCCCCGGCACCTGGATGTGCCGTAACGGCCTGGAAGGCACCCTGCTCGAGGGCGACCTGCCCGAGCCGAAGAAGGTCAAGCCGCCGCGCACCCACTGGGACATGCTGCTGGAGCGCCGCTCGGTCGAAGAGCTCGAAGAGCTGCTCAAGGAGCGCTTGGAGTTGATCAAGACGAAGCGGCGCGGCTAA
- a CDS encoding amidohydrolase, protein MAVRDGVVAWLGSDDVGRDQFSQAEVIELDGALVTPAFVDSHVHVTETGLCRIGLDLRPATSVQHCLQLIADYAAAHPGEPIRGHGWDESGWPEDRAPDTAAIDAVVGDRPAYLSRADVHSALASTVLRNLVPDLPAGIDAAAPLSGDAHHRVRAMAGTLLTAAQRAEARVAALDAAAAAGVVAVHECAGPDIGGRDDWRELRALGEASHGVEIVGYWGEAVTSAARARELIAETGARGLGGDLFVDGALGSHTAWLHQDYADAPGCTGFCHLDLDAVTAHLWACTEAQVTAGFHVIGDAAVATVVAALERVVEKFGVPAVARCGHRLEHLEMVSAEQAAKLGSWGVIASMQPAFDALWGGREGMYAQRLGAERAAGLNPFALLASQGVPLAFGSDSPVTALDPWAAVRAAANHRTPGSAVSMRAAFAASTRGGWRAAGINDGLTGTLVPGAPASYAVWETSALAVEAPSDSVQRWSTDPRARVPALPVLEPGASPRCRRTVHRGVVLHG, encoded by the coding sequence CTGGGCAGCGACGACGTCGGCCGCGACCAGTTCTCGCAGGCCGAGGTGATCGAACTCGACGGCGCGCTGGTGACACCGGCATTCGTGGACAGCCATGTCCACGTCACCGAGACGGGCCTGTGCCGCATCGGCCTGGACCTTCGGCCGGCGACCTCGGTGCAGCACTGCCTGCAACTGATCGCCGACTACGCCGCAGCCCACCCCGGTGAGCCGATCCGCGGACACGGCTGGGACGAATCCGGCTGGCCCGAGGACCGTGCCCCAGACACCGCGGCCATCGACGCCGTGGTGGGGGATCGACCCGCATACCTGTCTCGCGCCGACGTCCACTCCGCGTTGGCCTCCACCGTGCTGCGCAACCTGGTGCCGGACTTGCCGGCCGGAATCGACGCCGCCGCCCCGCTGTCCGGCGATGCCCACCACCGGGTCCGTGCCATGGCCGGCACCCTGCTCACCGCCGCGCAGCGCGCCGAGGCCCGGGTGGCTGCGCTCGATGCCGCCGCCGCGGCCGGGGTCGTCGCGGTACATGAATGTGCCGGCCCGGACATCGGCGGTCGCGACGACTGGCGCGAGCTGCGGGCCCTGGGCGAAGCCAGCCACGGCGTCGAGATCGTCGGCTACTGGGGCGAAGCTGTCACCAGCGCTGCCCGGGCACGCGAACTCATCGCCGAGACCGGCGCGCGCGGGCTCGGCGGCGACCTGTTCGTGGATGGGGCGTTGGGCTCGCACACCGCCTGGCTCCACCAGGACTACGCCGATGCCCCCGGCTGTACCGGGTTCTGCCACCTGGACCTCGACGCGGTCACTGCCCACCTGTGGGCCTGCACCGAGGCGCAGGTGACCGCCGGATTCCACGTGATCGGCGACGCGGCGGTCGCCACGGTGGTTGCGGCGCTGGAACGCGTGGTGGAGAAGTTCGGGGTGCCCGCGGTGGCCCGTTGCGGGCACCGGCTGGAGCACCTGGAGATGGTCAGCGCCGAGCAGGCCGCCAAGCTGGGTTCCTGGGGTGTGATCGCCAGCATGCAGCCGGCTTTCGACGCACTGTGGGGCGGCCGGGAGGGCATGTACGCCCAGCGTCTGGGCGCCGAGCGAGCCGCCGGGCTGAACCCATTTGCGCTGTTAGCATCCCAAGGCGTGCCCCTCGCGTTTGGTTCTGACAGCCCGGTGACCGCATTGGATCCGTGGGCCGCGGTGCGTGCCGCCGCGAACCACCGCACGCCGGGCAGTGCGGTTTCGATGCGGGCGGCTTTCGCCGCGTCGACGCGCGGTGGCTGGCGGGCCGCCGGTATCAACGACGGCCTCACCGGAACCCTGGTGCCCGGCGCACCCGCCTCGTACGCGGTGTGGGAGACCAGTGCCCTGGCCGTCGAGGCGCCCAGCGACTCCGTTCAGCGATGGTCGACCGATCCACGCGCCCGGGTGCCCGCGTTGCCGGTGCTCGAGCCCGGCGCCAGCCCCCGATGCCGTCGCACGGTGCACCGTGGTGTGGTCCTGCATGGTTGA
- the lnt gene encoding apolipoprotein N-acyltransferase: protein MVEPTEEPATETPTEPAADVPTESDGGVLTHAEPTGPNRLERLGIAAADRWAQLAASVAAGMLLRSSFAPLNWWWAAILAFALLSWVLVRRETTIAGGFGYGLLCGLAFYLPLLPWVGGLVGAVPWLILALMCALFPALFGSAAVAVRSLAGWPIWFALLWAAQEWAKSVVPFGGFPWGAVGYGQTAGPLLPLVALGGVPLLSTGVVLIGCAGTALAMEIVRWLRNAPPSPAVLGPADRPPAVLVPGLCICLVMLTAVVVWPGVRRSGVGAGDEPSITVAAVQGNVPRLGLDFNAQRREVLDYHVRETLRLAEDVATGRAPQPLFVIWPENASDIDPVTNIDAAQQITVAAQAVDAPILVGTVRAAPGWSRDNPVASNSVLVWDPRTGPGESHDKRIVQPFGEYLPWRGFFRHLSGYADRAGYFVPGHGNGVVHVAGVPVGVATCWEVIFDRAPRQSVLAGAQLLAVPTNNATFDETMSDQQLAFAKVRAVEHDRYVVVAGTTGISAVIAPDGRELARTAFFEPAYLDSHIRLKTTLTPATRWAPVLQWVLLGAAVASLLAAIRQNGNFMRGRITRRHFKRGRTGADAENGRNGADE from the coding sequence ATGGTTGAGCCGACCGAGGAACCGGCGACGGAAACCCCCACCGAACCGGCCGCTGACGTTCCCACCGAATCTGACGGCGGCGTACTCACCCACGCCGAGCCGACCGGGCCGAACCGGCTGGAGCGGCTGGGCATCGCCGCGGCGGATCGCTGGGCGCAGCTGGCCGCATCGGTGGCTGCGGGCATGCTGTTACGTTCCAGCTTCGCCCCGCTGAACTGGTGGTGGGCCGCGATTTTGGCCTTCGCGCTGCTGAGTTGGGTGCTCGTTCGCCGCGAAACCACCATTGCCGGGGGTTTCGGCTACGGCCTGCTGTGCGGCCTGGCGTTCTACCTGCCGCTGCTGCCGTGGGTGGGCGGGCTGGTCGGCGCGGTGCCCTGGCTGATCCTGGCGCTGATGTGCGCACTGTTTCCCGCCCTTTTCGGATCGGCGGCGGTGGCAGTGCGATCCCTGGCCGGCTGGCCGATCTGGTTCGCGCTGCTGTGGGCCGCCCAGGAATGGGCGAAGTCGGTGGTCCCGTTCGGCGGGTTCCCTTGGGGGGCGGTGGGGTACGGCCAGACTGCGGGACCGTTGCTGCCGCTGGTCGCACTCGGCGGTGTTCCGCTGTTGTCGACCGGGGTGGTGCTGATCGGTTGCGCCGGCACCGCTCTGGCCATGGAGATCGTGCGGTGGCTGCGGAACGCTCCGCCTTCCCCGGCAGTCCTGGGGCCCGCCGACCGCCCGCCGGCGGTGCTGGTGCCCGGACTGTGTATCTGTCTGGTGATGCTGACCGCCGTCGTGGTGTGGCCGGGGGTGCGCCGTTCCGGCGTGGGCGCCGGCGACGAACCGTCGATCACGGTGGCCGCCGTGCAGGGCAACGTGCCGCGGCTGGGGCTCGACTTCAACGCCCAGCGCCGGGAGGTGCTCGACTACCACGTCCGCGAAACCCTGCGGTTGGCAGAGGATGTCGCGACCGGGCGCGCCCCACAACCGCTGTTCGTGATCTGGCCGGAGAACGCCTCGGACATCGACCCGGTGACCAACATCGACGCGGCGCAGCAGATCACCGTCGCCGCTCAGGCGGTCGACGCCCCGATCCTGGTGGGCACGGTGCGTGCCGCGCCCGGCTGGAGCCGGGACAATCCGGTGGCGTCGAATTCGGTGCTGGTGTGGGATCCGCGCACCGGGCCGGGGGAGAGCCACGACAAGCGGATCGTGCAGCCGTTCGGTGAGTACCTGCCGTGGCGCGGGTTCTTCCGCCACCTGTCCGGCTATGCCGATCGGGCCGGCTATTTCGTTCCCGGTCACGGCAATGGGGTGGTGCATGTCGCCGGTGTCCCGGTCGGGGTCGCCACCTGCTGGGAAGTGATCTTCGATCGCGCGCCGCGCCAGTCGGTGCTCGCCGGCGCCCAGCTGCTGGCAGTGCCGACCAACAACGCCACCTTCGACGAGACGATGAGCGACCAGCAGTTGGCGTTTGCCAAGGTGCGCGCCGTCGAGCATGACCGCTACGTCGTGGTCGCCGGAACCACCGGGATCAGTGCGGTGATCGCCCCCGACGGCCGTGAACTGGCCCGGACCGCCTTCTTCGAGCCCGCCTACCTCGACAGCCACATACGGCTCAAGACCACGCTGACCCCGGCGACGCGGTGGGCGCCGGTGCTGCAATGGGTGTTGCTTGGAGCGGCCGTTGCGTCCCTGTTGGCCGCCATACGGCAAAATGGAAACTTCATGCGCGGTCGGATTACGCGACGTCATTTCAAGCGGGGCCGCACCGGCGCCGATGCGGAGAACGGGAGGAACGGCGCCGATGAGTGA
- a CDS encoding carboxylesterase/lipase family protein codes for MHNHPVQARIATGVVEGFVRDGVRRWRSIPYARPPVGPLRFRAPQPAEPWSGVRHCHGFTNCAPQERFYTVLGPGRFQPTSEDCLTLNVVAPEDTDTGPLPVMVFIHGGGYIMGSSATPIYDGAALARRGCVYVSVNYRLGALGCLDLSSLSTPEVTLDSNLYLRDLVLALGWVQENIATFGGDPDNVTIFGESAGAHAVATLLAVPAAQGLFTRAIAESPAAGLVRNTDIAAAFAERFAALLGVRPSGAQALLRVTPSELLAAQDRLIADGNRDMLGAFPIGPVCGDDVLPVDPIEAMRQGSAHRVPLIVGSNADEGRLFTRFLKMLPVDEPMVEAVLAGTDAGVRDRIIAAYPDYPKRAACIRLGGDFAFNAAVWQIADAHGAHAPTYVYRYDYAPRMLRWSGMGATHATELFAVFDVYRTGGFGRLLTAGADRRTALQVSKQVQRRWGAFSRAGVPDEGWPAYTADERAVMVFDRKTRLEYDPAPERRKAWQGFSLAH; via the coding sequence ATGCATAACCACCCTGTGCAGGCCCGCATCGCCACCGGCGTTGTGGAGGGTTTCGTCCGCGACGGGGTGCGCAGATGGCGGTCCATTCCGTATGCCCGCCCGCCGGTCGGTCCGCTGCGGTTCAGGGCGCCCCAGCCGGCGGAGCCGTGGTCGGGGGTACGCCATTGCCACGGTTTCACCAATTGCGCGCCGCAGGAACGGTTCTACACCGTCCTGGGTCCCGGCCGGTTCCAGCCGACCAGTGAGGACTGCCTGACGCTCAACGTGGTGGCCCCGGAGGACACCGACACGGGCCCGCTGCCGGTCATGGTGTTCATCCACGGTGGCGGCTACATCATGGGCAGTTCGGCCACCCCCATCTATGACGGTGCGGCGCTGGCCCGTCGCGGTTGTGTGTACGTGTCGGTCAACTACCGGCTCGGTGCGCTGGGGTGTCTCGATCTGTCCTCGCTGTCGACCCCCGAGGTCACCCTGGACAGCAACCTGTATCTGCGCGATCTGGTGCTAGCCCTGGGCTGGGTTCAGGAGAACATCGCGACATTCGGCGGTGACCCCGACAACGTCACCATCTTCGGGGAGAGCGCGGGTGCGCACGCGGTGGCCACCCTGTTGGCGGTTCCCGCGGCGCAAGGCTTGTTCACTCGTGCGATCGCCGAAAGCCCGGCCGCAGGTCTGGTGCGCAACACCGACATTGCTGCCGCCTTCGCCGAGCGATTCGCCGCATTGCTCGGGGTACGACCGTCCGGCGCCCAGGCACTGCTGCGCGTGACGCCGTCGGAGCTGCTGGCCGCCCAAGACCGATTGATCGCCGACGGCAACCGAGACATGCTGGGCGCGTTCCCGATCGGGCCGGTCTGCGGCGACGACGTGCTGCCGGTGGACCCGATTGAGGCGATGCGGCAGGGATCAGCCCACCGGGTTCCGCTCATCGTGGGCAGCAACGCCGATGAGGGGCGGCTGTTCACCCGATTCCTCAAGATGCTGCCGGTGGACGAGCCGATGGTCGAGGCGGTACTGGCCGGCACCGACGCGGGGGTGCGTGACCGCATCATCGCCGCCTATCCGGACTACCCGAAGCGGGCGGCGTGCATCCGGCTCGGCGGTGATTTCGCCTTCAATGCCGCGGTGTGGCAAATCGCCGATGCCCATGGGGCCCATGCCCCCACCTACGTCTACCGCTACGACTACGCGCCGCGGATGCTGCGCTGGTCGGGCATGGGTGCCACGCACGCCACCGAGTTGTTCGCGGTGTTCGATGTGTACCGCACTGGCGGTTTTGGCCGGCTGCTCACGGCCGGTGCGGACCGCCGGACGGCGTTGCAGGTCAGCAAGCAGGTGCAGCGCCGTTGGGGAGCGTTCAGCCGGGCGGGGGTGCCGGACGAGGGCTGGCCGGCCTACACCGCCGACGAGCGTGCCGTCATGGTGTTCGACCGCAAGACCCGCTTGGAATACGACCCGGCCCCCGAGCGACGCAAGGCCTGGCAAGGTTTTTCGTTAGCGCACTGA